TTCTACCTAAGAGAGCTTGACGGTTTATACAATCAAAAACCCCTTTTCTTATCCGAGATAAAGAAAAGGGGTCGTCATTTCCGTACGATCCTCTCATCTTCTAGAATGGATCAACCATTCTACAGGAATTGGCACCGTTCTCGTCAATCTAATGATTGATTCGATGGTTGCCGGGCATCAAAGGGCCAGTCCCTCCGCCTCTCTGGATAAGAAGTTTCCGTTATTTTTTTAGTTATTCTATATAATACAATTTTTTTTAGTCGAAGTAAAGGCGAAAGCACTATTTTTTAAAAATCAGCTGCTTCCAGACGTATACACCTCTTCAAATGGCTGGACAATGACAAAACCTTCTCCGTTAAATTCCATTTGAATAGATTCACCACTTCCCCGCCCTACAAAAGTTTTCAAGCTGATGTCTGTGCGAAATTCCGGCTTTAAGTGACCGGACCAGGCTACCGTAGCATTAGGGTCTGTAATCACAGGAGATCCGGGCTTAACGAGCAAAGTTAAAGGTTCATAATGTGAAGTGACCGCCACCCTTCCTCTGCCTTCTAAGGTAACATTGAACAGTCCACCTGCCATCATTCCTGCTACTTTTTTCATTAATTTGATATCCCATTGAATACCTGGTTCAAATGCTAATAAGTCGTTGCCGTTTACCGTTATCGCTTCATTATCAAGGTTAAAGATCGTAATCTTTTTTCCCTGATCGGCTAAGTAAAGTCTTCCCTGGCCTGTGGCTTTCATAAGTGAACTGCCTTCACCTGATAAAGCTTTTTTAAACATGCGGCCGACTCCATGTTCTAAGATCCCTTCTCTTTCGAACTTAATGTTTCCATTGTAAGAGATCATGGAACCTGATTTGGCCCATACTTGATCAGAGAGATTTACTTCTAATATACGCGGTGTTTCTAATTCAAAGAACTCATTTTCACTTTCATCCTGCTTTGTCTGCCGAATAAATTCATCAATTGAATAATTGCTCATAATTAACAACTCCCTTCTCCGTCATATATGTATATACGAGACAAGGCGTGCAGTTGTTTCAAATAATGGTTTTATTATCCGAGAAAAACGGCTCCATATAGAAGCGACCCGGCGATTACAAAGGCCGGATGTACCTTTACCTTTTCAAGCAGTACAAAGCTTAATACAATCAGTAGTATAGTATGCAGGGTGCCTGTCGATACATATGATGTCTGAAAAAATTGGTAGGCCATGACACCTAACAGGACGGCGATTGCAGGCCGGATCAGGGAAGTCATCAACTTCACCCGAGGTGATCCCTTATACTTATTGAGCAGGCTTAGTAATGCGATCATTAAAATTAACGAAGGAGCTACGGTAGCAAATACTCCGACAGAAGCTCCGAGAATGCCGGCTTGCTGATAGCCTATATACCCAGCCATTTTAGTCGCAATCGGGCCTGGCAATGCGTTGGCCATAGCAAGCATTTCACTGAATTCATTCACCGTCAGCCACTTAAATCGGCCGACTACCTCATTTTCAACCAGCGGAATGGAAGCCGGCCCGCCGCCGTAACCTACGATGCCGGGTATGAAAAATGCGATAAAGATATGCCAATATATCATAGAGTTGACTCCTTGCTTTGTTCCTTAGTGACGTCATTTTTTGTTTTCTTCATAGGTTTTAAAAGGGCGAACAACAATAAGGCTGCAATTATGATGCCGGGATGTATGCCTATTCCTTCAATTAAAATCAGTGACCCTGATCCTAATAGAATGGTCAGCAGGTAACCAAGACTGCCCTGTGATTTTTTCAAAAAGTCATAGGTTAACACTGCAAGCATTACTCCTACGACTGGGACGACAGCCTGGGTCATGCCATTTACCCAGGCGAGATCGCGAAAATTATTTAAAAAGGTCAGCAAGATGATTATAAGGACGATCGTTGGCAGAATAGTGGCTAAAACAGCGTTAATCATGCCCAGCAGCCCTGAAACCCGATACCCGATATAGCCGGCCATTTTAGTCGCAATCGGCCCAGGAAGCGAATTGCCGAGAGCTAATATGTCAGCAAATTCGTCATCCGACATCCACTTATATTTTTTTACTACTTCATTATGAACGAGAGGTATGGAGGAAGGCCCCCCTCCATATCCGAAAATCCCTACTCTAAAAAAAGCAAGGAAGAGATTCAATTGCTGCACAGCTTCCCGCTCCTCTCTAAAAAATTAATAGGCAGAAATCGTACCGTCCGTTCTTGATTCCGTGCCTCCGTACAAGGTTCCATTCGTATCCCGCCAGATGATCTGGCCTCTTCCAAAAGCCCCGGTCTCCAGCTGCACCTGAACATCGTGTCCCTTGCGTCGAAGCTCTGCTGCAATGTGTGTAGGAAAATCAGGCTCTACCCAAACCGTCTTATCTTTCATCCATTGCCATCTCGGGGAATCTAAAGCTGCCTGCGGATTTAAATGAAAATCCACAGTATTCATAATCACCTGCATATGTCCCTGAGGCTGCATAAATCCGCCCATCACTCCAAATGGTCCAACCGCAGTTCCTTCTATAGTTAAAAAGCCTGGAATGATCGTATGATACGAGCGCTTATTTCCTTGCAGCGAATTCGCGTGACCTTCTTCCATCGTAAAGTTATGGCCTCTATTTTGCAGAGAGATGCCGGTTTCAGGGACAACAACCCCTGACCCAAAGCCCATATAATTACTTTGGATAAAAGAAACCATATTTCCTTCATCATCAGCTGCCGCCAGATAAACCGTGCCGCCTTTAGGAGGGGTACCCGGCTCTGGAGTAAGAGCTTCCTCATGAATTAACTTTCTTCTTTCTTCAGCATAAATGTCATTTAACAGCTGTTCCGCAGTTACATCCATGTAATTGGGATCCGCAACGTATTTTTGACCGTCGGCGTAGGCCAGCTTCATTGCTTCGATCTGCTTATGATAGGTGTCCGTGTCTTCTTTACTATTAACCTTAAATCCTTTCATTATATTTAACGCAGAAAGTGCTACGATCCCATGGCCATTGGGGGGGATTTCCCATACATCATAGCCGCGGTAATTAATAGAAATCGGGTCTACCCATTCCGGCTTATAATTCTCTAAATCCTCTTTGCGGATAAAACCATTATATTTCTTCGAGAACTCATCAATTTTATCGGCAATTTCCCCGCTGTAAAATGCTTCGGCATTCGTCTCAGCTATTTTTCTTAACGTATCTGCATGCCCGGGAGACTTCCACACTTCACCGATTTCTGGAGCTTTTCCTTCAGGAGCAAAAGTATCAAACCATGCCTGAAATTCCTCTCCCTCCAAGTTTTCTTTGAACTTCTTATATCCAGCTTCCCAAAACTTCCCAAGAACTGGAGATACAGGGAATCCTTCTTCAGCATATTCAATAGCTGGTGCAAGTACTTCTGTTAAAGGAAGCTTCCCGAATCGGCTGGAAAGCTCGGCCCAGGCTCCTGGAGCACCCGGTACTGTCACAGGGATCAATCCGTAAGCTGGAATCTCTTCATGCCCTCTTTCCTTAACAGCTTCTATTGAAATGGATGCAGGAGATGAACCGCTGGCATTTAAGCCATAAAGCTGTTCCTTCACCCACACAAGTGCGAAGGCGTCGCTTCCTATTCCATTGGAAGTCGGCTCCACCACAGTCAGCGTGGCAGCAGTTGCAATCGCTGCATCAATCGCATTCCCGCCTTTTTTTAAAATATCCAGACCAGCCTGAGAGGCAAGCGGCTGGGAGGTAGCAACCATGCCTTTATTGGCAACAGCCGTTGTTCTCTTCGCGTAATAAGGCTGGTTTAAGTAATCAATTGAATTCATATGTATAAGCTCCTTTTTAATGATTTTAGACAAAAACACCTTCACCACCATCCTGATTTCAACAAAATATCACAGGTGGGGTGAAGGTGCTCATTCCTGACTGTTATACCTCGTGACAAGCAACAAAATGGCCAGGTTCAACTTCTCTCCACTGAGGTTTTTCCACCTTACAGCGTTCATGTGCTAATGGACACCTGGTATGAAACGGACATCCTGAAGGATAATTTGCCGGGTTTGGCAAATCCCCTTCAAGCTTCACTCTGTTTCGCTTTCTCCCAGGTACCGGTCTTGGAATAGCCGATAATAATGCTTTTGTATAAGGGTGTAAAGGATTGTTGTATAAATCTTCTGATGCAGCAAGTTCAGCCGTAGCACCTAAGTACATCACTACCACTCTATCACATACATGGCGTACAACGCCGAGGTCATGTGAGATAAATACGTAAGTTAACTGATAAGATTCTTGCAGACTCTTCAACAACTTAATAATTTGCGCCTGCACAGAAACGTCTAAGGCAGACACAGCCTCATCACAGACTATTAAAGAAGGATTTAAAGATAAAGCCCGGGCTATCCCGATCCGCTGTCTTTGTCCCCCGCTGAATTCATGAGGGTATCGATCCACATGTTCTTCCTTTAAACCTACTTCAACTAATAGAGATTTGACCCGTTCTTCTCTTTCCTTTTTACTAAGTCTGGTATGAATAATAAATGCTTCTTCTAATGCATCTCCTATTCTCTGCCTGGGATTTAATGAAGCATAAGGGTCTTGAAAAATCATTTGCATATCTTTTTTATATTTCTTAAGTTTACGTTCTGAGAGCCCGCCGATTTCATCTCCACGAAATTTAATGGATCCATCTGTTAAATCTTCGAGACCAAGAATGGTTCGTCCAAAAGTAGATTTACCACATCCTGATTCTCCGACCACACCAAGTGTTTCACCTTCAATCACCTCAAGGGAAACATTCTCAACAGCTTTTACATTCGCTTTCGTTCTCTTTAAAAGTCCACTTTTGATAGGATAATACTTTTTCACATTAGATATTTCTATAAGAGGCTGTGTCTCTGTTTCCATTACCAACGGGCACCTCCTTTTTCTCTTCTAACCAGCATTTTGAATGATGACTTGATGAAACATTATACATTGGCGGCTCTTCTTGGATACATTTAT
This window of the Halobacillus sp. Marseille-Q1614 genome carries:
- a CDS encoding AIM24 family protein gives rise to the protein MSNYSIDEFIRQTKQDESENEFFELETPRILEVNLSDQVWAKSGSMISYNGNIKFEREGILEHGVGRMFKKALSGEGSSLMKATGQGRLYLADQGKKITIFNLDNEAITVNGNDLLAFEPGIQWDIKLMKKVAGMMAGGLFNVTLEGRGRVAVTSHYEPLTLLVKPGSPVITDPNATVAWSGHLKPEFRTDISLKTFVGRGSGESIQMEFNGEGFVIVQPFEEVYTSGSS
- a CDS encoding chromate transporter; this translates as MQQLNLFLAFFRVGIFGYGGGPSSIPLVHNEVVKKYKWMSDDEFADILALGNSLPGPIATKMAGYIGYRVSGLLGMINAVLATILPTIVLIIILLTFLNNFRDLAWVNGMTQAVVPVVGVMLAVLTYDFLKKSQGSLGYLLTILLGSGSLILIEGIGIHPGIIIAALLLFALLKPMKKTKNDVTKEQSKESTL
- a CDS encoding ABC transporter ATP-binding protein — protein: METETQPLIEISNVKKYYPIKSGLLKRTKANVKAVENVSLEVIEGETLGVVGESGCGKSTFGRTILGLEDLTDGSIKFRGDEIGGLSERKLKKYKKDMQMIFQDPYASLNPRQRIGDALEEAFIIHTRLSKKEREERVKSLLVEVGLKEEHVDRYPHEFSGGQRQRIGIARALSLNPSLIVCDEAVSALDVSVQAQIIKLLKSLQESYQLTYVFISHDLGVVRHVCDRVVVMYLGATAELAASEDLYNNPLHPYTKALLSAIPRPVPGRKRNRVKLEGDLPNPANYPSGCPFHTRCPLAHERCKVEKPQWREVEPGHFVACHEV
- a CDS encoding gamma-glutamyltransferase family protein; this encodes MNSIDYLNQPYYAKRTTAVANKGMVATSQPLASQAGLDILKKGGNAIDAAIATAATLTVVEPTSNGIGSDAFALVWVKEQLYGLNASGSSPASISIEAVKERGHEEIPAYGLIPVTVPGAPGAWAELSSRFGKLPLTEVLAPAIEYAEEGFPVSPVLGKFWEAGYKKFKENLEGEEFQAWFDTFAPEGKAPEIGEVWKSPGHADTLRKIAETNAEAFYSGEIADKIDEFSKKYNGFIRKEDLENYKPEWVDPISINYRGYDVWEIPPNGHGIVALSALNIMKGFKVNSKEDTDTYHKQIEAMKLAYADGQKYVADPNYMDVTAEQLLNDIYAEERRKLIHEEALTPEPGTPPKGGTVYLAAADDEGNMVSFIQSNYMGFGSGVVVPETGISLQNRGHNFTMEEGHANSLQGNKRSYHTIIPGFLTIEGTAVGPFGVMGGFMQPQGHMQVIMNTVDFHLNPQAALDSPRWQWMKDKTVWVEPDFPTHIAAELRRKGHDVQVQLETGAFGRGQIIWRDTNGTLYGGTESRTDGTISAY
- a CDS encoding chromate transporter — protein: MIYWHIFIAFFIPGIVGYGGGPASIPLVENEVVGRFKWLTVNEFSEMLAMANALPGPIATKMAGYIGYQQAGILGASVGVFATVAPSLILMIALLSLLNKYKGSPRVKLMTSLIRPAIAVLLGVMAYQFFQTSYVSTGTLHTILLIVLSFVLLEKVKVHPAFVIAGSLLYGAVFLG